The nucleotide sequence GCGACAGCCGCGCCCCCAATCCGGCCGAGACCACATCCTGGCGCAGCGCGTCCTTGAGGCCGGTGGTCACGGCCTTCATGCCGGACGTGATCGCGCGCTCGACATCCTGCTCGCTCGCAGCGATCACCTGACGGAGATCGTCGATCTCGACGGCGATCCGCATGTCAGGCCTGCACCGCTTCGCACGACCACACAAGGCCGAGGCTGTCGATCGTCGGCGCGCCGATGATCTTGAAGCTCTCGCTCGCAATCTCGACCGCGTCGCCATCCTGCGGGCGGGCGACATCCGACGTACGGACATCCAGCACCAGCGTCGGCAGCACGACGCTGGTCCTGCCGAATGCCTCGGTGACGTCAGGGGATTTCCGGATGACCCGCGCGGCAACACCGGGCGGGGTGCCGCCCGGCTGCCAGATCGCCGCCACGCCGATGTTCGGATCCTCGAAGATCGCATCGATGGCGGCGGCAAACGCGTTCATGAGAAGCTGCCATTGAGCCGCACGCGCCCGATGGTCTCGCCGGCGCCGCTGCCGACCGCCTCGACCGCCACCCCGATCAGCGTGTTGCCGGAGGCCGTCGTGGTCGTCTGCTTGTTGGTGTTGTCCCAATAGACCTTGGCGCCGACGGTCCAGGCCTGCGAGCCGACTTTCTTGAGGTCGAGCACGCCATCGACGATGGTTTCGACCGGATCGTTCAGGGCCGCCGCCGCGATCGCCACGCCGAAGATCGAGCCGACCAGCAGGCCG is from Blastochloris viridis and encodes:
- a CDS encoding head-tail joining protein, whose product is MNAFAAAIDAIFEDPNIGVAAIWQPGGTPPGVAARVIRKSPDVTEAFGRTSVVLPTLVLDVRTSDVARPQDGDAVEIASESFKIIGAPTIDSLGLVWSCEAVQA
- a CDS encoding DUF2190 family protein — protein: MRNYVQPGNTITLAAPYAVTSGDGLLVGSIFGVAIAAAALNDPVETIVDGVLDLKKVGSQAWTVGAKVYWDNTNKQTTTTASGNTLIGVAVEAVGSGAGETIGRVRLNGSFS